The nucleotide sequence ACGCCCTTCTGCTGGCCCAGGGTGCGCCGGAGCGGCTGGTGGTCAACTGCGACCGCACGCCGGACGCCCGGCGGCTCGCCGAGCGCTACGGAGGGAGCGGTCTCCTGGGGATGCTGGAGGCGGTCTCGGCCGCGCGCGGCCAGTTGCTGCGCAGCGCCAACGCGCGGCTGGTCCTGGATGTGCTGATGCTGCGCCTGCAGGGCGCGGCTGCGGTCCAAGCCTAAGAAACTTGCGGAATCAGTTTTTCGGCGGATATAGTGGATATGGCAGCAAGGAGGTGACGGGATGGTCTGCGTTGTCGGTGTACGCTTCAAGCTGGCCGGGAAGGTGTACTACTTCGATCCCGGCGAGCTGCCCGTCGCCCAGGGGGACAAGGTCGTCGTTGAGACCGTCAGAGGTGTGGAGTACGGGCAGGTGGTTGTCGGCCCCCGGGAGGTGCCCGACGAGGAGGTCGTGCAGCCGCTTAAGAAGGTAGTCCGCATCGGGAACGCGCGCGACGACGAGGTTGCCGCGGCGAACAAGCAGAAGGAAAAGGAAGCCTTCGCCATCGCCCTGAAGAAGATCGAAGAACATAACCTGGACATGTACCTGGTTGACGTTGAGTATACATTTGATGGCTCGAAGGTGATCTTTTATTTTACCGCCGAAGGGCGAGTGGACTTCCGCGAGCTGGTGCGCGACCTGGCGAGCGTGTTCCGGACGCGCATCGAGATGCGGCAGATCGGCGTGCGCGACGAGGCCAAGCTCCTGGGAGGCATCGGCCCGTGCGGGCGGGTGCTCTGCTGCACGAGCTTCCTCGGCGACTTCGCCCCGGTCTCGATACGCATGGCGAAGGACCAGAATCTGTCGCTCAACCCCTCGAAGATCTCGGGCCTGTGCGGGAGGCTGATGTGCTGCCTCCGCTATGAGCAGGAGACCTACGAGGCGGCCAAGAAGGACCCCTCCCTGGCGCCGGGGTACGTGCCGCCGCTGCCCGAAGTGGAGCCGGAGGAGCCTCCTCCCGAGGACTGGCAGCCGGAGCGGCCGCAGCCGATCAGGCTCAGCGAGCGGCCGGCGGCACCGGACGAGGGGGCGCGGGTCGCCCAGGCGGCGGTGGTCGAAAAGCCTGCCCGGCGCGAGCGCGGACGGCCCGGCCGCGAGGGCGGTGCCGACGCCGCACAGGACGGTGCCGCGCGCCGGCCCCAGCAGCAGGGGCAGCATAAGCCCAGAGGGCAGGGCGCGGCGGCCGACGGCTCCGCAGGCGGGCGGCAGCGGGAGCGGCGCGCAGGTGCTGACGAGCAGCAGTCCAGGGTGCAGCAGCCCAGGCAGCAGCAGGGCAGGGCACAGCAGCCCAGGCAGCAGCAGTCCAAGGCTCAGCCGCCCAGGGAGCGGCAGCCGCAGGCGGCCCGGGAGGACGGCCAGCCCGAGGAGCAGGCCGTTCGCCAGGCTGCGGCCGGCAGCTCACGCCGCCGGCGCCGGCGGCGGCACCGGCCCGCGGCGAGCGGAGGCGGCGCGGCGCCCGGAGGCGGGGCGGCGTCCGCCGGTGAATGACGATACACACGGCAGGCCCCGGAGGGAGTATCCCCCGGGGCGTTGTCAACGGAAGAAACAGGTCATCCTGTCAGGGAGGAAGGGCGCAGATTGGGCACACTCTATATCGTCGGGACCCCCATCGGCAACCTCGAGGACATCACCCAGCGGGCGCTGCGAACCCTGCGGGAGGTTGCCGTGATCGCGTGCGAGGACACCCGTGAGACGCGCAAGCTTCTGCACCACTTCCAGATCGACACGCCGGTCACCAGCTACCACGAGCACAACAAGCGCTCCGCCGGGCCCCGGCTGATCCAGCGCCTCCTTTACGGCGAGGACGTGGCGCTGGTCAGCGACGCGGGGATGCCCGCCATATCCGACCCGGGCGAGGAGCTGGTGGCGAGCGCCATCGAGGCGGGGATCCCCGTGGTGCCCATCCCGGGGCCGACCGCCTTCGTGACGGCCCTGGTGGCCTCCGGCCTGCCGGCGCGGCGCTTTGTGTTCGAGGGGTTCCTGCCGCACAAGGGCAAGGAGCGGCGGCAGGCGCTGGAGCGGCTGAAGGGGGAAATGCGGACCGTGCTCCTCTACGAGGCGCCCCACCGGCTGCAGGAGACGCTGGCCGACCTGCGCGCGGCGCTGGGGGACCGTAGGGCCGCCGCCTGCCGGGAGCTGACGAAGCTGCACGAGGAGTACGTGCGGGGCACGCTCTCTGCGTTGATCGACCACTTTGCGGCGCATCCGCCCCGGGGCGAGTTCGTGCTGGTCGTCGAGGGTGCGGAGCCCGCCGCCCCGGCGGAGAGGCCCGAAGCGTCCAGCCTGGCGCGCGCCGTGTCGGAGCTGGAGGCGCAGGGCGTCGACCGGAAGGCGGCCATGAAGGAGGTCGCCCAGCGGCTGGGGGTATCCCGGCGCGCGGTCTACCAGGCCCTGCTGGAGGAGCGCGGTCCGGATTAGTTGCCGCGCCTGAGGCGCAAGACGGGAATGCAAAAAAGCACCCCGCTCACGCGGCGTGCTTTGCCGGATGC is from Symbiobacterium terraclitae and encodes:
- the rsmI gene encoding 16S rRNA (cytidine(1402)-2'-O)-methyltransferase; its protein translation is MGTLYIVGTPIGNLEDITQRALRTLREVAVIACEDTRETRKLLHHFQIDTPVTSYHEHNKRSAGPRLIQRLLYGEDVALVSDAGMPAISDPGEELVASAIEAGIPVVPIPGPTAFVTALVASGLPARRFVFEGFLPHKGKERRQALERLKGEMRTVLLYEAPHRLQETLADLRAALGDRRAAACRELTKLHEEYVRGTLSALIDHFAAHPPRGEFVLVVEGAEPAAPAERPEASSLARAVSELEAQGVDRKAAMKEVAQRLGVSRRAVYQALLEERGPD